The sequence TTGTGCAACGCTTGCAGAAGCTGCTCGCCGTAGTGTTGCCCCTGGTATTGCGGGTGCACACCCATCAGCGGCAACACGTGGAATATGCCCGGCGGCAGGCACCCGAGCACCGCGGTGTGGTAGCTCAGATACCGTCGGGTGCAGCGAAACCCGGCGGTCAGCAGCATGCGCATGCGCCATGCCCAGCTCTCGGTGATATCGAGGCGCCGCTGCGGCGGGGCGATCAGCGCAACGGCAATCAACCGGTCATCGACCAGCAAACCCAGCGAAGGTTGGTCCTGCAGAAAATGCTGGTTGACCAACTCACGCACCGTTGCACGCACGCGCTGGTCGTAACCGGGCCGATCGGATTCGAACAGATAGGCGAACGTGGGTTCGTGCCGGTAGGCGTTGTATAGAAGCGAGCGGGCTTCACGGGCGTAACCACTGTCCAGCATTCGTATTTCGGCAGGCATTGGCATGGCGGGTCTCTTTCGATCTTGTTGTTGTAGTGCACTGTTGTCACGTTAGCACCCGCACCGCCGCTGTGCCGCGTCCGCGCGCGCCGATGGCGGTTCGCTCGATACGGCTCGCGCCGGGCGGGGCGAAACGATTAGAATCCCGCTTTTGCCGGAGCCAGAATCCATGAAGATTGTTTCTTTCAATATCAATGGGTTACGCGCCAGACCTCACCAACTGGCAGCCCTGATCGAAAAGCACCAGCCGGACGTCATCGGCTTGCAGGAAACGAAGGTCGCCGACGAGCAGTTTCCTCAGGCGGAGATCGAAGCGCTCGGCTATCACGTCCATTTCCATGGTCAGAAAGGCCATTACGGCGTCGCGCTGCTGTCACGGCAGCCTCCGCTGGAAATCCACAAGGGTTTCCCGGGCGATGGCGAGGAGTCGCAGAAACGCTTCATCTGGGGCCGCTTCGCCGACGGAGAAGGGCTGCCGGTCACCGTC is a genomic window of Stutzerimonas stutzeri containing:
- a CDS encoding GNAT family N-acetyltransferase, producing the protein MPMPAEIRMLDSGYAREARSLLYNAYRHEPTFAYLFESDRPGYDQRVRATVRELVNQHFLQDQPSLGLLVDDRLIAVALIAPPQRRLDITESWAWRMRMLLTAGFRCTRRYLSYHTAVLGCLPPGIFHVLPLMGVHPQYQGQHYGEQLLQALHNWCAEDATSQGLVIDTGNPRYLSFYERQGYEEVGQVAIGPVVEHVFFHPAPRQVEANRG